In a single window of the Nicotiana tomentosiformis chromosome 10, ASM39032v3, whole genome shotgun sequence genome:
- the LOC104113570 gene encoding pentatricopeptide repeat-containing protein At1g71060, mitochondrial — MSLHRSLSRIPKTLFPTLHNPTKPIKNGNPIHKLLPFFQIHYNSVNNHASSNDNNQNSNPKNALITQEAERICKILLNTTCSTKGVADALSSVSGNVNPLLVDEVVKKLSNSGVLALSFFRWAEKQNGFVHTSESYHGLIEALGKIKQFKMVWILVDELKKKGLLCKEAFALISRRYARARKVKEAIEAFERMEKYGLVVELQDFNRLLDTLSKSRNVGKAQEVFDKWKNNGKFKPNIKSYTILLEGWGGEKNLLRLNEVYQEMKADDIEPDVVSYGIMIHAHCKVKKYDEAIELLREMERKKIRVTPHVYCTLINGLGSEKRLVEALKYFELYKGSGFDLEVFTFNAMVGAYCWSMRMDDAYKLVDEMRRCKIGPNSRTYDIILHHLIKAKRTNEAYSVFQKMSNDPRCEPTVSTYEIMVRMFCNEDRTDMALRVWDQMKARGVLPGMHMFSTLINSFCHENRLDDACRYFQEMLDMGMRPPLPLFDNLKQALLEEGKEDTVKALWRKLEKLKKSNLVG, encoded by the coding sequence ATGAGTCTTCATCGATCCCTCAGCCGCATACCTAAAACCCTATTTCCTACACTTCACAACCCCACAAAACCCATAAAAAATGGAAACCCAATTCACAAATTATTGCCATTTTTTCAAATTCATTACAATTCAGTGAATAACCATGCCTCTTCTAATGATAATAACCAaaactcaaatcccaaaaatgcaCTAATTACACAAGAAGCAGAAAGAATCTGCAAAATTTTATTGAACACCACCTGTTCGACGAAAGGTGTAGCTGATGCTTTGAGTTCTGTTTCAGGAAATGTGAATCCTTTATTAGTTGATGAGGTTGTAAAGAAGCTCAGCAATTCTGGGGTTTTAGCATTGTCTTTTTTCCGTTGGGCTGAGAAACAGAACGGTTTCGTGCATACTTCAGAGAGTTATCATGGGTTGATTGAAGCTCTAGGAAAGATCAAACAGTTTAAAAtggtttggattttggttgaTGAGTTGAAGAAGAAAGGGTTGTTGTGTAAAGAGGCATTTGCACTTATTTCACGAAGATATGCTCGTGCTAGGAAGGTTAAAGAAGCTATCGAGGCATTTGAGAGGATGGAGAAATATGGATTGGTTGTTGAGTTGCAAGATTTTAATAGATTGCTTGATACATTGAGCAAGTCTAGGAATGTTGGGAAAGCACAAGAAGTGTTTGATAAATGGAAGAATAATGGGAAATTTAAGCCTAATATTAAGTCTTATACTATATTGTTAGAAGGGTGGGGTGGAGAGAAGAATTTGTTGAGGCTAAATGAAGTTTATCAGGAGATGAAGGCTGATGATATTGAGCCTGATGTTGTGAGCTATGGAATCATGATCCATGCTCATTGCAAGGTTAAGAAGTATGATGAGGCGATTGAGTTGTTACGCGAAATGGAAAGGAAGAAGATTAGGGTAACGCCTCATGTGTATTGCACGTTGATAAATGGTTTGGGATCGGAGAAAAGGTTGGTCGAGGCTCTTAAGTATTTTGAGCTGTATAAGGGTAGTGGTTTTGATCTTGAGGTATTCACATTTAACGCAATGGTGGGAGCTTATTGCTGGTCTATGCGTATGGATGATGCATATAAGTTAGTCGATGAGATGAGGAGATGTAAGATTGGTCCGAATTCCAGAACATATGACATTATTCTTCACCATCTTATAAAAGCCAAAAGAACGAATGAAGCTTATTCGGTGTTTCAGAAAATGAGCAATGATCCTAGGTGTGAACCGACTGTGAGTACATACGAGATTATGGTGAGGATGTTCTGCAACGAGGACCGGACAGATATGGCTCTTCGAGTCTGGGATCAGATGAAAGCTAGGGGAGTTCTTCCCGGAATGCATATGTTTTCGACATTGATTAACAGCTTTTGCCATGAGAATAGATTGGATGATGCCTGTAGATACTTTCAAGAGATGCTTGACATGGGCATGAGACCTCCACTTCCCTTGTTTGATAATCTAAAACAGGCACTTCTTGAAGAGGGAAAAGAGGATACTGTTAAAGCATTGTGGAGGAAACTTGAGAAACTAAAGAAAAGCAACTTAGTTGGATAG
- the LOC104113569 gene encoding putative fasciclin-like arabinogalactan protein 20: MAASFNPLSFFIIFSSLLSFSTSQTTAPPPPPPPQSLLNAAETLSNSGYVSMSLTLELISDTILSRATKHSLSPSALTIFTPPDSSFVNFGQPSLSHLLLHFSPLSLSLSSLQSLPFLSKIPSLSPSSSLYITSLATDLQISINNVKIVGSPIYDDGYVVVFAIEDFFSQNFTRPTTNQNPNFKSSPQCITFDPFSRFYEVSLMLKSKGYLIMASFLELQLIGFLKINNDSPPLKLTVFAPMDDAIVGYAGDFSEYQQLFLRHLVPCVWYWTDLNNGTEIKNYVSGFNMMIKKVNDVAFVNGVEITYPDLYYNDWLVVHGLQSVIPLPDEIDEEMGENFGMGESNNAVNFDVSMAPDHSEF; encoded by the coding sequence ATGGCAGCTTCCTTCAATCCACTCtctttcttcattattttcaGTTCACTTCTCTCATTTTCCACTTCACAAACCACCGCCCCACCACCGCCGCCGCCGCCTCAATCCCTCTTAAACGCCGCCGAAACACTCTCAAACTCCGGTTACGTTTCCATGTCACTCACTCTCGAACTCATCTCCGATACCATCCTCTCACGCGCCACCAAACACTCACTCTCACCTTCCGCCCTTACCATCTTCACTCCACCTGATTCCTCTTTCGTTAACTTCGGTCAGCCCTCTCTCTCTCATCTTCTCCTCCATTTTTCTCCTctttcactttctctctcttcACTTCAATCCCTCCCTTTTTTGTCCAAAATCCCTTCTCTATCTCCTTCTAGCTCACTTTACATCACGAGCTTAGCTACTGATCTTCAAATTTCAATAAATAACGTCAAAATCGTCGGGTCTCCGATTTACGACGACGGATATGTCGTCGTTTTTGCAATTGAAGATTTCTTCAGCCAAAATTTCACCCGCCCGACTACAAATCAAAACCCGAATTTCAAATCAAGTCCTCAGTGTATCACATTTGATCCATTTTCTCGGTTTTATGAGGTGTCGTTGATGTTGAAGTCAAAGGGGTACTTAATCATGGCTTCGTTTTTGGAGTTACAGTTAATTGGGTTTTTGAAGATTAATAATGATTCACCGCCGTTAAAGTTAACGGTGTTTGCTCCAATGGATGACGCGATTGTTGGGTACGCAGGGGATTTTTCTGAGTATCAGCAGTTATTTTTGAGGCATTTAGTGCCTTGTGTTTGGTATTGGACTGATTTGAATAATGGAACTGAGATTAAGAATTATGTTAGTGGGTTTAATATGATGATTAAGAAGGTTAATGACGTGGCATTTGTTAATGGAGTGGAAATTACGTATCCGGATTTGTATTATAATGATTGGCTTGTTGTGCATGGGTTGCAGAGTGTGATTCCTTTGCCTGATGAGATTGATGAAGAAATGGGTgaaaattttggtatgggtgaaagTAATAATGCGGTAAATTTTGATGTTTCTATGGCTCCTGATCACAGTGAATTTTGA